In the Chloroflexota bacterium genome, GGACGTTGGCCGCGCCATCAACCCGGCCGGCATCGAGGATCAGATTCACGGCGGCGTCGTGCAGGGCATCGGCTGGGCGCTCTACGAGGGCATCGTGCTGGACGGAGACGGGCGTGTGCTGACGGGAAGCTGGCTCGACTACGCCATCCCCACCGCCATGAAGACGCCGCCCATCGAGACGATCCTGCTCGAAGTGCCCTCGCGCTCCGGCCCGTTCGGCGTGCGCGGCGTCGGCGAGCCGCCCGTCATCCCCGGGGCCGCCGCCATCGGCAACGCCCTCCGTGACGCCGCCGGCGTCCGCCTCACCGAGATCCCGATGACCGCCGAGCGCATTCACCGCGCCCTGATGTCTGCGAGCCGATGACAGACCGAGCGACACCCCCTGCATCCGACGCCGTGGCACGGCTTCGCAGCCGGCTGCACGCGGTCAAGGGCGGGCTCGACGGGCGGCTGGCCATCGTCGTGCAGCCGGCGACGAGCCGCGAGCCGCCGATCGACCTCGACGGTGACGCACCGTTCTCCTCCGCCAGCATCATCAAGCTGCCGATCCTCTGGAGCTTTTTCGAGCAGGCCGACCGGGGGCGCATCGACCCCACCGAGCTGTGGCCGCTGACCGACGAGGCGCGCGTTGACGGCACGGGCGTGCTGCGGTTCCTCCAGTCCGGCGCGCGGCTGACGCTGCTGGATCTCGCCACGCTGATGACTGTCGTCAGCGACAACACCGCGACCAACGCCCTGATCGCCCGGCTGGGCATCGCGACGATCCAGGAGGCTGTCGACCGGCTCGGGTTGACGGGGACGCGTCTCGGACGCAGGATGTACGACTTCGAGGCCCGCGCACGCGGCCTGGAGAACGTCGCCACCCCACGAGACATCGCGCGGCTGCTGCGGCTGCTTCACGCCGGTGACGGCCTGAGTGAACGGTCACGAGAGCAGGCCCGGGCCATCCTGCGCGGCCAGCAGTTCAACGCCGGCCTGCCGGCACGCCTGCCAGCAGAGGCCGTCGTGGCACACAAGACCGGCAACCTGCCCGGCCTGCTCCACGATGCCGGCTGGATCGAGCACGCGCGTGGGACGGCCATCGTGGTGGCGTTCTCGGACCGGCTCGCCAACGACGGCGACGGCGCGGCAGCCCTGGCGCAGGTCGGCGAGGCCGTCTGGGAGTGGCTGTGCTCGTGAGCCGCCTCCTGAGGCCGCCTCTCGATGCGAGGGAGCCCTGTCAGGAAACGGGATCGCCACCGAATCGCAATTGCCGGGCACGGCTTTCGCGCATGGGCATGGTGCGCTTCCCCCTATAATCCTTCAAGACCGGGGGCCAGACGCTGCCCCCCGAGTATGCTCGCGTCTGCCGGATCACTCGGGCGCATGTCGCGAGCCGTCGGACCGAGGACGGTGGCGATCTCTAGCGATGTCGCGCGGGATCTGGACGGTGTTGCTGCCGCCCTGATCAAGCGTATCCTCCCGAATCTGAATCTCGTGGCGGACCTCCTCCATGCGGATGTCCTGCTCTTTGCACGAGCAGGCTCGCAAATCGAGGTCGTGGAGCATGCCCAGCCGAGTCCCGTGCCGTCGGTGTACCCGGACTCGCTGACGGGCCGCAGGCTGCGCCACGAGCAGGTGCTGCCCGTGGCCAGGATCCTCTTTCACGGGCGCTCGCGCCACGAGGTGCAGGGCGCGGTGGTGGGCGGCGTGCCGATTGTGCGCGAGATCCTGGCCGTGCGCGACGCCGAGGGCCGGGTGATCGCCGCGCTGGCGACGGAGACGGCGGTCATCGAGCATGAGCGGGTACGCAAGCGGACGGGCGTGCTGAGGCGCGCGCTGCAGCGGGTGCGCGATCTCGTGGTGCAGGGCCGGTTGGAGGGCGGCGAGAAGGTTGGCCGGCTGGCGCTCAACGACGGCATGCTGGTGGTGGACGCGGACGGCGTGATCCAGTACGCCTCGACGTCGGCCGAGGGTCTGTACCGGCTGCTCGGCATCGTGGACCAGTTGACGGGCGCGCAACTCTCGGAGCTTGATACGAACGAGTACCTGGTCTTCCGGGCGATGGAGACCGGCGTCTGCTCGGAGCAGCGCGTCACCGAGCAGGATCGGATCTGGATCAAGAAGGCGATCCCGCTGATGGCCGGCGACAGCCCGAGCTGGGTCAGCAAGCTGCCGGGGTCGTTCGGGCGGCACCCGGCGGGCGCCATCATCGTGATTCAGGACGTGACGCTTGACGTCCGCAAGGAGCAGGAGCTCAAAGTCAAGAGCGCGATGATCCAGGAGATTCACCACCGGGTGAAGAACAACCTCCAGACGATCACGGCATTGCTGCGGCTCCAGTCTCGGAGGGTCAAGTCTGAGGAGGCCAAGGCGGCGCTGACCGAGGCCGTCGGGCGGATCATGAGCGTGGCCGTCGTCCACGAGTTTCTCTCAAAGGACGAATCGAGCATTATTAACATTCAGGAAGTGTGCAAGCGGATCACGCAGGAGTTCGTCAACGGCACGCTGGATCCCATGAAGCGGATCGAGCTGCGCCTGGAGGGCGAGGGGCAGTTCTTGCTGCCAGCCCAACAGGCCACGTCGTGCGCGTTGATCGTCAACGAACTCATCCAGAACGCGGTCGATCACGGGCTCGAGCACAGAGATCAGGGAACCGTGGTGGTTCGCCTGTTGCAGACGGACGACAGCATGTCCATCGAGATCGAGGACGATGGCGAAGGGTTGCCAGAGGATTTCGATCCTGCGCGCGGGGGCCTCGGGCTGCAGATCATCCGGACGCTGGTGCGGGACGATCTGCGGGGCCAGTTCGTGCTGGAAAACGATGGCGGCGTGCGGGCGGTGGTCTCCTTTCCTCGCTGGCGCGCACCGCGCAATCAGGTGCTTGAGTCCTAAGTGCGGGCGCACTGAGGGACGTGACGGAGGGTATCTATGACGAAGCGTCGAATCGTAATCGCTGAGGATGAGCCGCTGGCTCGGCTGGATCTCAGCCAGATGCTGGAGAACCTGGGCCATGATGTCGTCGGGCAGGCCGGCGATGGACAGACGGCCGTCGATCTGGCGCGCGATCTGAAGCCGGATCTGGTCATCATGGACATCAAGATGCCGGGCGACATCGACGGCCTGGGCGCGGCCACGCTCCTGGCGGACGAGCGGGTTGCACCGGTGCTGCTGCTGACGGCCTACTCGGACCAGGAGTTCATCGACGGCGCGCGCGATGCCGGCGTCATGGGCTACCTCGTCAAGCCGTACGGCGAGAACCAGCTTGCGCCGGCCATCGAGGTGGCGCTGGCGCGCTTCGGCGAGTTCTCGACGCTCCAGAAGGAGCTGGGGAGCACGAAGGAAGCGCTGATGACCCGCAAGATCGTGGAGCGGGCGAAGGGCGTGCTGATGGACACGGCCGGCCTGAAGGAGTCGGAGGCGTTCCACCGCATCCAGCGGCTCTCGATGAACAGCCGCAAGTCGATGCGGGAGGTCGCCGAAGCGATCCTGCTGACTCACGGGATCGAGCAGCCCCGGTAGATCGCGGGGGTTGCGGGTTCTGGGTTTCAGGTTTCGGGACTGATGAAGCGTCACGGATCGTTGTGAGGAGGCCCTCACCCCCGACCCCCTCTCCCTGTGCGCGGGAGAGGGGGAGACACACGAAGCTCGCGTTGCTCCCCCTCTCCCTGTGCGCGGGAGAGGGGGCTGGGGGGTGAGGGGCATGCTCTTCAGGCCCACGAGTTGAGGGTTGCACTGATGCCGTACCTGCATTTCGATCTGCCGCGCCGTTACCCGCCCGAGACGAAGCGCACGCTGGCGGCTCGGCTCGGGGCGCTGTACGCCGAGCTGATGCAGACGACGCCGACCATCGTCAAGGTTGCCTTCCGCGAGCTTGGCGAGGAGAACCTGTTCCGCTGCGGCGCACCTGATGGCGGCGTCGAGCCGGTGGTGGTCGGGCAGTGCGACATCCGACGCGGTCGGCCCGTGGAGCAGCGCGCGGCGCTGGCGGCGGCCATCGTGCGGGCGTGTTCGGAAGCCCTGGCCCTTGACCCCTCGCAGATCGAGCTGGAGTTCACCCAGCACTCGGGCGACGAGATGTACCGTCGCGGGGCGTTTGCGAGTGACTGGTCAGCGGCGGAGTCGGGCCGCGAGTAGCAGAGTCGCCTGGCGCCAGCGCCGGGAGTCGAGGGTTTCAATCCTCGCCTGCCATCATGCTGTCGCTCCGCGACGCTCCTGCCTCACCTGTTGAAAGCCCTTCTTGCGTCCGTCGCGCAGCGACAGAATGACTGTGGGCGGGGCTTTCAAGCCCCGACGAACTGACGTGCGGGCGGCACGGAGGTCGGTGACACCGTCTACGGTGTGGCGCCCGGGACCGGCAGGCCGGCCAGCGCCGCCACGAAGAAGATCACCGAGGCGGCCAGGAACAGCCCGAACAGGCTGACCGCCACCGCCAGCATGAAGCCGCACCCGAACTTGAAGCCCGCGCCGACAGAAAGCGCCAGCGGCAGGTACATCGGCTCGTGGTGCTCGGCATCGTAGTGGTCGCCAAACGGCAACGGCGAGTCCAGGTCCGTGTGGAACGGCAGCGGCTCGCGGGTGGGTGCGCCAAGACCGAGCGCGTCGAAGCCGCGCGGCTGCACCCCGGGGTCTGACCGGAGACCTTCAAGTCCTCGTGGTGTCACCGTGCTCTCAGGTGTAGCCAGGGGAGCGGTGGGCGCTGGTGGCGGCTGCTGGGGCGCACCCGCTGGTGGCGCTCCCGCAGCATCGTGCCGCTGGGTATCGTCCTGCAACAGTGATCCTCATGGGGGCGTGCGGCCCTCCTGACGGGCGCACCCCAGTCTGATCCGCTTCACGGCGGGTCTGCTGTCCTGCCACATGGAGCGGTGAGCAGGCCGCCCAGGAGATTGCCACGGCTCTCCCGTAGCCCGAGCAACATTCCGTCGAGAAACCCGCCCATTCTAGCAGACGGAGCGGTAGGTTCTGGGTTTCAGGTTTCGGGGGTGGATCGTCTTGCCCCCGAAACCCGAAACCCAGAACCTACGTTCGGGCCGGCACCTGCTCGTGGGCGTGGTACGAGCTGCGGACCAGTGGGCCAGACTCGACGTGCCGGAAGCCCATCGCCTGCGCGATCACCTTCAGATCGGCGAACTCGGACGGGTCCACGTACCGCTCGACCGGCAGATGCTTCATCGTCGGGCGAAGGTACTGGCCGACCGTCAGCACGTCCACGTCGCTCGTGCGGAGGTCCGCGAACACCTGGAGCAGCTCCTCGCGCTCCTCTCCGAGTCCGACCATCAAGCCGGACTTGGTGTTGACGTCCGGGGCGAGATCCTTCGCCCGCTTCAGCAGCTCCAGCGACTGCGTGTAGATCGCCTTCGGGCGGACCCGGCCGTAGAGGCGCGGCACCGACTCCATGTTGTGGTTGAGGATGTCCGGGCGGGCGTCCATCACCGTCTTCAAGGCGTCCCAGTTCCCCTGGAAGTCGGGGATCAGCACCTCGATGCCGCAGTCCGGGATGCGCTCACGCAGCTCGCGGATCGTCTCGGCGAAGATGGCCGAGCCGCCGTCTGGCAGGTCGTCGCGCGTGACCGACGTGATGACAATGTGCCGCAGCCCGATCTTCTCGACGGCCTCCGCCAGCCGGCGCGGCTCGTCCAGGTCCAGGCCCGTCGGGCGGCCGGTGATCACCGAGCAGAAGCCGCAGTTGCGCGTGCAGACCTCGCCCAGAATCAGGAAGGTCGCCGTGCGGTTCTCCCAGCACTCGCCGATGTTCGGGCAGAGCGCTTCCTCACAGATGGTGTTGAGGCGTTGCTCCCGCATCAGGGTGCGCAGCTCGGAGAAGTTCGAGCCGTTCGGGAAGCGGACTTTCAGCCACTCGGGGCGGTTGCCGCGCGGGGCCGGCGCGCACGGCGAGAGCGGGACGGAGCGCGGGACTATCGGCAGGGGGAGGGTCGCCATGCTGCTGTGCCTCCGAGTTGTCAGTGATCAGTTCTCAGTCTTCAGCGGGTGCATCACTGCCTGCGCGTGTTGAACCGCCGATCACTGAAAACTGATCACTGACGACTCGCTAGTAGATCGTCGTCTCAGGGCCGAACGCTTCGACACGCTGCTTGACGGTTTGGAGGAAGCGCAACGCCTCTGCGCCGTCCGTCACGCGATGATCGAAGGAGAGACAGGCGTTCATCATGCTGCGGATCGCGATGGCATCATCCTCGGTGACCACCGGCCGCTTGACGATCGCCTCCATGGTGATGATGCCAGCTTGCGGCTGGTTGATGATCGGGCCGGAGGCGATGCTGCCCAGGGCGCCCGTGTTGTTGACCGTGAAGGTGCCGCCCGAGAAGTCGTCCATCGTCAGTCGGCCAGCCCGGGCGCGGGTCACCATGTCGCGGATGCCCAGCGCCAGCCCGGCGATGTTCTTCTGGTCGGCGTCCCGCACGACCGGCACGACCAGCCCGTTCGGCACGGCGATGGCGATGCCGATGTGGATGCGCTTCTTGAGCACAACCCCCTGGTCCGACCAGCGTGCGTTGAGCGTCGGATTCTCGCGCAGCGCCTCGACGACGGCCTTCACGAAGAAGGGCAGGAACGTCAGTTCGAAGCCCTCGCGCGCCTTCCAGGCATCCACCAGCCCGGCGCGCAGCTTCACGAGCCGCGTCACGTCGATCTCGGTCATGCCCCAGGCGTGCGGGGCCGTCTGGACGCTGCGAACCATGTGCTCGGCAATGGCGCGGCGCATGGGCGTGAGCGGGACCAGCTCCTCGTCGGGGCCGATCGCAGTCGCGGCGGCGGCAGCCGGCGCGGCAGTCGGTTGAGAGGGCGGGGCCAATGGAGCGGGGGGCGGCGGCGCGGCGGCCACCGCTGGAGGCGCCGGAGCGGGGACCGGCGGGGGCGTCGGGGCGGCCGGGACCGGCTGCGCGCCCTTCTGCTCGATGTACCCCAGGATGTCGTCCTTGGTGACGCGCCCGCCCAGACCGCTGCCGCTCACCAGCGACAGGTCGATGCCGTACTTCTCGGCCAGCGAGCGCACGAACGGCGAGGCCCGTTTTGGCGCGCCGTTGACGCTCGGGGAGGGCGCGGGCGCAGTGACCGGCGGCTCGGCCACGGCAACGGGCGCAGGCGGCGGGGGTGGCGACGGCGGCGCGGCCGGCGCGGCGACGCTCGCGGCTGCCGGCGCGGCGCTCTGCGAGGCCGTTGGCGAGACGCTCGCGCCGGCGCCGTCCCCGATCACCAGGATCGCGCCGCCGACGGGCACCACGTCGCCCTCTTGCACCACGACCTGCTCGATCACCCCGGCCACCGGCGAGGGGATCTCGGCGTTCACCTTGTCGGTCATCACCTCGACAATCGCCTCGTCACGCTCCACGCGGTCGCCAGGCGCCTTCAGCAGCCTGCCGATGGTGCCCTCGGCGATCGATTCCCCCAGCTGAGGCATCGAGACTGTCGTTGCCATGTGCTCCTCGATCGTTCAGTAGGCTCCGAGCCGTCGGAGCGCCATCACCACGTCCTCGACGTTCGGGATGACGGCCTCTTCAAGACTTGGCGCGTACGGAATGTGGGTATCGGCAGCCGCAACCCGCAGGATCGGGCCGTCGAGCTGCTCGAAGTGCTCCTCGGCGACGATCGCCGCGATCTCCGCGCCGATGCCGCCAGTCTTATTATCTTCGTGGACGATCATCAGCTTGCTGGTTTTCGCCACCGACGCAGCGACCGTCTCCCGGTCCAGCGGGGCCAGCGTGCGGAGGTCCACCACCTCCACGGAGAGCCCGTCGGCGGCCACCTGCTCGGCTGCTGCCAGCGCCAGGTGTACGCCAACGCCGTAGGTTACCACCGTGACGTCTGATCCTGCGCGTTTGACGTCCGCCTTCCCGATGGGCACGGTGACATCGCCGTCCGGCACCTCGCCGCGGACACGGCGGTAGCTCTTCTTGTGCTCGAAGAAGAGGACCGGGTCAGGGTCGCGAATGGCCGCCTTGAGCAGCCCCTTGCAGTCGGCCGGCGTGGACGGCGCGACGATCTTCAGGCCCGGCACGTGGAAGAACAGCGCTTCGACGCTCTGCGAATGGTAGAGCCCGCCCTGCACGCCGGCGCCGAACGGCGCACGCACCACCAGCGGGCACCCGTACTGCCCGTTGGAGCGGTAGCGGATCTTTGCCGCCTCGTTGACGATCTGGTCGTAGGCGGGGTGGATGTAGTCCGCGAACTGGATCTCGGCGACCGGCCGCATGCCCTGCATCGCCGCGCCGATGGCCACCCCGACGATGCCCAGCTCCGCCAGCGGCGTGTCGATCACGCGGGTCTCGCCGAAGCGGGCCAGCAGGCCGTCTGTGGCGCGGAAGACGCCGCCGTGCACGCCCACATCCTCCCCGAGCACGATGACGCTCGGGTCACGCTCCATCTCTTCGGAGAGCGCCTCGTTGACGGCTTCGATCAACGTCCTGATCGCCATGCGATCCCGACTCCCACCCTGGAGCGTCCGTGGTCGGCCGGCGCTGGCCGCTGGGGATACCGCCCGGGGCAGGAGGATGGTACCACACGCCCGGCGCGGGGCCGGGCCGTGCGATCTGGAGGGCGGCCGAGCGGATGTGCTCCGGCGCGTGTGGCTGGCAACCCGAGCGAACGGGTATGGTCCCCGCTGTACGCCCTCGGTCATCCTCCCCCCACTGCACCCGCCGAGCTGCCCCCTATGCATCCGCTGATCTCC is a window encoding:
- a CDS encoding serine hydrolase; protein product: MARLRSRLHAVKGGLDGRLAIVVQPATSREPPIDLDGDAPFSSASIIKLPILWSFFEQADRGRIDPTELWPLTDEARVDGTGVLRFLQSGARLTLLDLATLMTVVSDNTATNALIARLGIATIQEAVDRLGLTGTRLGRRMYDFEARARGLENVATPRDIARLLRLLHAGDGLSERSREQARAILRGQQFNAGLPARLPAEAVVAHKTGNLPGLLHDAGWIEHARGTAIVVAFSDRLANDGDGAAALAQVGEAVWEWLCS
- a CDS encoding histidine kinase N-terminal domain-containing protein; the encoded protein is MAISSDVARDLDGVAAALIKRILPNLNLVADLLHADVLLFARAGSQIEVVEHAQPSPVPSVYPDSLTGRRLRHEQVLPVARILFHGRSRHEVQGAVVGGVPIVREILAVRDAEGRVIAALATETAVIEHERVRKRTGVLRRALQRVRDLVVQGRLEGGEKVGRLALNDGMLVVDADGVIQYASTSAEGLYRLLGIVDQLTGAQLSELDTNEYLVFRAMETGVCSEQRVTEQDRIWIKKAIPLMAGDSPSWVSKLPGSFGRHPAGAIIVIQDVTLDVRKEQELKVKSAMIQEIHHRVKNNLQTITALLRLQSRRVKSEEAKAALTEAVGRIMSVAVVHEFLSKDESSIINIQEVCKRITQEFVNGTLDPMKRIELRLEGEGQFLLPAQQATSCALIVNELIQNAVDHGLEHRDQGTVVVRLLQTDDSMSIEIEDDGEGLPEDFDPARGGLGLQIIRTLVRDDLRGQFVLENDGGVRAVVSFPRWRAPRNQVLES
- a CDS encoding response regulator, translating into MTKRRIVIAEDEPLARLDLSQMLENLGHDVVGQAGDGQTAVDLARDLKPDLVIMDIKMPGDIDGLGAATLLADERVAPVLLLTAYSDQEFIDGARDAGVMGYLVKPYGENQLAPAIEVALARFGEFSTLQKELGSTKEALMTRKIVERAKGVLMDTAGLKESEAFHRIQRLSMNSRKSMREVAEAILLTHGIEQPR
- a CDS encoding tautomerase family protein codes for the protein MPYLHFDLPRRYPPETKRTLAARLGALYAELMQTTPTIVKVAFRELGEENLFRCGAPDGGVEPVVVGQCDIRRGRPVEQRAALAAAIVRACSEALALDPSQIELEFTQHSGDEMYRRGAFASDWSAAESGRE
- the lipA gene encoding lipoyl synthase produces the protein MATLPLPIVPRSVPLSPCAPAPRGNRPEWLKVRFPNGSNFSELRTLMREQRLNTICEEALCPNIGECWENRTATFLILGEVCTRNCGFCSVITGRPTGLDLDEPRRLAEAVEKIGLRHIVITSVTRDDLPDGGSAIFAETIRELRERIPDCGIEVLIPDFQGNWDALKTVMDARPDILNHNMESVPRLYGRVRPKAIYTQSLELLKRAKDLAPDVNTKSGLMVGLGEEREELLQVFADLRTSDVDVLTVGQYLRPTMKHLPVERYVDPSEFADLKVIAQAMGFRHVESGPLVRSSYHAHEQVPART
- a CDS encoding 2-oxo acid dehydrogenase subunit E2; the encoded protein is MATTVSMPQLGESIAEGTIGRLLKAPGDRVERDEAIVEVMTDKVNAEIPSPVAGVIEQVVVQEGDVVPVGGAILVIGDGAGASVSPTASQSAAPAAASVAAPAAPPSPPPPPAPVAVAEPPVTAPAPSPSVNGAPKRASPFVRSLAEKYGIDLSLVSGSGLGGRVTKDDILGYIEQKGAQPVPAAPTPPPVPAPAPPAVAAAPPPPAPLAPPSQPTAAPAAAAATAIGPDEELVPLTPMRRAIAEHMVRSVQTAPHAWGMTEIDVTRLVKLRAGLVDAWKAREGFELTFLPFFVKAVVEALRENPTLNARWSDQGVVLKKRIHIGIAIAVPNGLVVPVVRDADQKNIAGLALGIRDMVTRARAGRLTMDDFSGGTFTVNNTGALGSIASGPIINQPQAGIITMEAIVKRPVVTEDDAIAIRSMMNACLSFDHRVTDGAEALRFLQTVKQRVEAFGPETTIY
- a CDS encoding alpha-ketoacid dehydrogenase subunit beta; this translates as MAIRTLIEAVNEALSEEMERDPSVIVLGEDVGVHGGVFRATDGLLARFGETRVIDTPLAELGIVGVAIGAAMQGMRPVAEIQFADYIHPAYDQIVNEAAKIRYRSNGQYGCPLVVRAPFGAGVQGGLYHSQSVEALFFHVPGLKIVAPSTPADCKGLLKAAIRDPDPVLFFEHKKSYRRVRGEVPDGDVTVPIGKADVKRAGSDVTVVTYGVGVHLALAAAEQVAADGLSVEVVDLRTLAPLDRETVAASVAKTSKLMIVHEDNKTGGIGAEIAAIVAEEHFEQLDGPILRVAAADTHIPYAPSLEEAVIPNVEDVVMALRRLGAY